From one Lolium rigidum isolate FL_2022 chromosome 4, APGP_CSIRO_Lrig_0.1, whole genome shotgun sequence genomic stretch:
- the LOC124705809 gene encoding protein STABILIZED1-like, which yields MSGPAPTPPPPPPPAAAPARPVRYDFLNSKPPPNYVAGLGRGATGFTTRSDIGPARAAPDLPDRSAAAASASAAPSVGRGRGKPPGEDDGGDEGGDEEKGYDENQKFDEFEGNDAGLFSNADYDDDDREADAVWESIDQRMDLRRKDRREARLKQEIEKYRASNPKITEQFADLKRKLADVSVQEWESIPEIGDYSARNKKKRFESFVPVPDTLLEKARQEQEHVTALDPKSRAAGGTETPWAQTPVTDLTAVGEGRGTVLSLKLDRLSDSVSGLTVVDPKGYLTDLKSMKITSDAEISDIKKARLLLRSVTQTNPKHPPGWIAAARLEEVAGKLQSARQLIQRGCEECPKNEDVWFEACRLASPDEAKAVIARGVKAIPNSVKLWLQAAKLETSDLNKSRVLRKGLEHIPDSVRLWKAVVELANQEDARMLLHRAVECCPLHVELWLALARLETYDQAKKVLNKAREKLNKEPAIWITAAKLEEANGNTQSVNKVIERGIRSLQREGLDIDREAWLKEAEAAERAGSVLTCQAIVKSTIGVGVEDEDRKRTWVADAEECKKRGSIETARAIYAHALSVFLGKKSIWLKAAQLEKSHGTGESLEAILRKAVTYNPKAEVLWLMGAKEKWLAGDVPSARAILQEAYAAIPNSEEIWLAAFKLEFENNEPERARMLLAKARERGGTERVWMKSAIVERELGNVDEERRLLEEGLKLFPSFFKLWLMLGQMEDRIGHAAKAKEVYENGLKHCPSCIPLWLSLASLEERINGLSKSRAFLTMARKKNPATPELWLAAIRAELRHGNKKEADSLLAKALQECQTSGILWAAAIEMVPRPQRKSKSSDAIKRCDHDPHVIAAVAKLFWHDRKVDKARSWLNRAVTLAPDIGDFWALFYKFELQHGNADTQRDVLKRCIAAEPKHGERWQAISKAVENSHQPVDAILRRVVLALGAEENPNAAEP from the coding sequence ATGTCCGGCCCCGCCccaaccccgccgccgccgcctcctccggcggcggcgccggcccgCCCCGTGCGCTACGACTTCCTCAACTCCAAGCCGCCCCCCAACTACGTCGCGGGTCTCGGCCGTGGCGCCACCGGCTTCACCACCCGTTCCGACATCGGGCCAGCCCGCGCCGCCCCAGACCTCCCAgatcgctccgccgccgccgcctccgcctccgccgctccaTCCGTCGGTCGCGGCCGCGGCAAGCcccccggcgaggacgacggcggcgacgagggcggcgacgagGAGAAGGGGTACGATGAGAACCAGAAGTTCGACGAGTTCGAGGGCAACGACGCCGGCCTCTTCTCCAACGCcgactacgacgacgacgaccgcgaGGCCGACGCCGTCTGGGAGAGCATCGACCAGCGGATGGACCTGCGCCGCAAGGACCGCCGCGAGGCGCGCCTCAAGCAGGAGATCGAGAAGTACCGCGCCTCCAACCCCAAGATCACCGAGCagttcgccgacctcaagaggaAGCTCGCCGACGTCTCCGTGCAGGAGTGGGAGAGCATCCCCGAGATCGGGGACTACTCGGCGCGCAACAAGAAGAAGCGCTTCGAGAGCTTCGTGCCCGTGCCGGACACGCTGCTCGAGAAGGCTCGGCAGGAGCAGGAGCACGTCACGGCGCTGGACCCCAAGAGCCGTGCGGCTGGCGGCACCGAGACGCCGTGGGCGCAGACGCCCGTCACCGATCTCACTGCTGTCGGCGAGGGCCGTGGCACCGTGCTCTCGCTCAAGTTGGACAGGCTCTCCGACTCCGTTTCCGGGCTTACCGTTGTTGATCCCAAGGGATACCTTACGGACCTCAAAAGCATGAAGATTACCAGCGATGCCGAGATCTCTGACATCAAGAAGGCAAGGCTGCTGCTCAGGTCTGTCACCCAGACAAATCCAAAGCATCCTCCAGGTTGGATTGCTGCTGCTAGGCTCGAAGAGGTCGCCGGGAAGCTCCAGTCTGCACGGCAGCTCATTCAGCGCGGCTGCGAGGAGTGCCCCAAGAATGAGGATGTTTGGTTCGAGGCATGCCGCTTGGCTAGCCCAGATGAAGCAAAGGCCGTAATTGCCAGGGGCGTCAAGGCGATTCCCAATTCTGTCAAGCTCTGGCTGCAGGCAGCAAAACTAGAGACTAGTGATCTCAATAAGAGCAGGGTTTTAAGGAAGGGCTTGGAGCACATTCCTGATTCTGTCAGGCTCTGGAAGGCTGTCGTGGAGCTGGCCAACCAGGAGGACGCAAGGATGTTGCTCCACAGGGCTGTCGAGTGCTGCCCACTTCATGTCGAGCTCTGGCTCGCCCTAGCAAGGCTCGAGACATATGACCAGGCAAAGAAGGTGCTTAACAAGGCCAGGGAGAAACTCAACAAGGAACCTGCCATTTGGATCACAGCTGCTAAGCTCGAGGAGGCTAATGGGAATACCCAATCCGTAAACAAGGTGATTGAGAGAGGTATAAGATCTTTGCAGAGAGAAGGCCTGGATATTGACAGGGAGGCATGGCTAAAGGAAGCTGAAGCTGCGGAGCGTGCTGGTTCTGTGCTTACTTGCCAGGCTATTGTGAAGAGCACTATCGGAGTTGGGGTTGAGGATGAGGACCGCAAGCGAACATGGGTTGCTGAtgcggaggagtgcaagaaacgagGTTCAATTGAGACTGCCCGGGCCATCTATGCACATGCTCTTAGTGTGTTCCTTGGTAAGAAGAGTATATGGCTTAAAGCAGCGCAGCTTGAGAAGAGCCATGGGACGGGAGAATCTCTTGAAGCCATTCTCAGAAAGGCTGTCACGTACAATCCAAAAGCTGAAGTGTTATGGCTTATGGGTGCAAAGGAGAAATGGCTGGCTGGTGATGTCCCTTCAGCCCGGGCCATTCTTCAGGAAGCTTATGCAGCTATCCCTAATTCAGAGGAGATCTGGTTAGCTGCATTCAAGTTAGAGTTTGAGAACAACGAGCCAGAGAGAGCAAGAATGCTTTTGGCCAAGGCCAGGGAAAGAGGAGGTACTGAGAGGGTTTGGATGAAATCAGCAATTGTTGAGAGGGAACTAGGAAACGTGGACGAGGAAAGGAGGTTGTTGGAGGAAGGTCTGAAGCTATTCCCCTCGTTCTTCAAATTGTGGTTAATGCTTGGACAGATGGAAGACCGGATTGGCCATGCTGCAAAGGCAAAGGAGGTTTACGAGAATGGTCTCAAACACTGCCCAAGTTGCATCCCGCTTTGGCTCTCGCTGGCTAGTCTAGAGGAAAGGATAAATGGCCTGAGCAAGTCACGCGCTTTCCTCACCATGGCAAGGAAAAAGAATCCAGCTACACCTGAACTATGGCTTGCAGCAATTCGAGCAGAGTTGAGGCACGGTAATAAAAAAGAAGCTGATTCTCTTCTAGCCAAGGCATTACAAGAGTGTCAAACAAGTGGCATTTTGTGGGCTGCAGCTATTGAGATGGTGCCACGTCCCCAACGCAAGTCAAAGAGCTCAGATGCTATAAAGCGATGTGATCATGATCCACATGTCATTGCAGCTGTAGCCAAACTTTTCTGGCATGATAGGAAGGTTGACAAGGCCAGGAGTTGGTTGAACAGAGCTGTTACTCTTGCTCCTGATATTGGGGATTTTTGGGCATTGTTCTATAAATTTGAACTTCAGCACGGAAATGCGGATACACAAAGGGATGTTCTAAAAAGATGCATTGCAGCTGAACCAAAACATGGGGAGAGGTGGCAAGCTATAAGCAAGGCTGTTGAGAACTCACATCAGCCAGTTGATGCCATTCTGAGGAGAGTTGTTCTGGCTCTTGGTGCAGAAGAAAATCCCAACGCCgcggaaccatag